Proteins encoded together in one Drosophila albomicans strain 15112-1751.03 chromosome 2R, ASM965048v2, whole genome shotgun sequence window:
- the LOC117574653 gene encoding vasotab-like: MKFCVALISLLLCFSFILATRRECPTVCTADFSPVCAEGYYKGNLLRCQFSNSCRATVSGCLNRIDWRPSACYKLSNCDGLV; the protein is encoded by the exons ATGAAGTTCTGTGTTGCATTAATAAGTCTGCTGCTCTgcttcagttttattttggCCACACGAAGGGAATGTCCTACTGTCTGCACAGCGGACTTTAGTCCTGTTTGTGCCGAAGGATATTACAAAGGAAATTTGTTGCGTTGCCAATTCTCCAACTCTTGCAGAGCGACAGTCAGTGGCTGTCTTAACAGAATCG ACTGGCGTCCATCGGCTTGCTATAAACTTTCCAATTGTGATGGTCTCGTTTAA
- the LOC117574651 gene encoding uncharacterized protein LOC117574651, whose protein sequence is MKFILAISLLLCLSLSYEVNASCSGDCPETEDVVWALGGGCSVFRNKCFFDKANCTRRPALQIVTKEECQKHCASACPQNYDPVSGDYKGQIRHFGNACEKIVHSCQTGETFLN, encoded by the exons ATGAAATTCATTCTGGCTATTTCTTTGCTGCTCTGCCTCAGCTTGAGCTACGAAGTTAATGCAAGTTGTTCCGGGGATTGCCCCGAGACTGAGGATGTTGTTTGGGCTCTCGGCGGAGGTTGCAGCGTTTTCCGCAACAAGTGCTTCTTCGATAAGGCAAATTGCACACGCCGGCCAG cTCTCCAAATTGTCACTAAAGAGGAATGCCAAAAACATTGCGCCTCTGCTTGCCCACAAAATTATGATCCTGTTTCTGGTGACTACAAAGGACAAATTCGCCACTTTGGCAATGCCTGCGAAAAGATTGTGCACAGCTGCCAAACTGGTGAAA CTTTCCTAAACTAA